In Streptomyces sclerotialus, one genomic interval encodes:
- a CDS encoding SapB/AmfS family lanthipeptide, which yields MTILDLQTMETAHHGGRPRRSGASKYCGGTSRLSLLLC from the coding sequence ATGACGATCCTTGACCTGCAGACCATGGAAACCGCTCACCACGGTGGGAGGCCGAGAAGGAGCGGTGCCAGCAAGTACTGCGGCGGCACCAGCCGGCTCAGTCTGCTGCTCTGCTGA
- a CDS encoding DUF6230 family protein: MAVPAVLAVGALATVMAQGVLAASFAVSGSHFQVSSSKLTSDGLASYVHTDRSADGTGHPVALLGIGAAQLTDICQAAQVKTPLGPVVFKLTAGGDAGPVTADNLVIDGEDLVGDARFGTAQIGRDASTLDEVPGIRGPKGKFGLQAGDIEVAGVRSHAWSATGGNFRLKGLKLGVGLGGEKCF, translated from the coding sequence GTGGCCGTACCGGCCGTGCTGGCCGTCGGAGCGCTGGCGACCGTGATGGCGCAGGGCGTGCTCGCCGCGTCCTTCGCCGTCTCCGGGTCCCACTTCCAGGTCTCCTCCAGCAAGTTGACCAGTGACGGACTGGCCTCGTACGTGCACACCGACCGGTCGGCCGACGGTACGGGACACCCGGTGGCCCTGCTCGGCATCGGCGCGGCGCAGCTCACCGACATCTGCCAGGCGGCCCAGGTCAAGACGCCGCTGGGCCCGGTGGTCTTCAAGCTCACCGCGGGCGGGGACGCGGGGCCCGTCACCGCGGACAACCTGGTCATCGACGGCGAGGACCTGGTCGGCGACGCGCGCTTCGGCACCGCACAGATCGGCCGGGACGCCTCGACACTGGACGAGGTACCGGGCATCCGCGGCCCGAAGGGCAAGTTCGGCCTCCAGGCCGGTGACATCGAGGTGGCGGGCGTGCGGTCGCACGCCTGGTCGGCCACCGGCGGGAACTTCCGCCTCAAGGGCCTGAAGCTGGGCGTCGGCCTGGGCGGCGAGAAGTGCTTCTGA
- a CDS encoding ATP-binding cassette domain-containing protein, whose amino-acid sequence MTGAAGLLRSSLRRRRGEFVRLAGWSLVQAVPAFLSGWVVARAVDDGFLAGRAGTGFAWLGVLAVAVGVGAWATRHATLGLAAVVEPLRDELVTLATSGTLRRSARSGRPADTGGVARLTEQVEIAREAYGAVVMFVQGFAASSVGALLGLAALDPALLLFVLPPLLVGLGLFAGALRAMAARQRDVALADERVAGAASEVTGGLRDVVACGAEDVVRERAGQHIDASALATRALARMTAVRTASLAVGGWLPLVLVLAGAPWLVQRGVTAGAVLGAVTYVSQGLQPALQGLVQGVGDSGLWLLVTLGRIAEAAGGPPVESAARAGGRPLDAGVELRGVTFGYARSAEPVIDGLDLALRPGEHLAVVGPSGAGKSTFTALVAGVLTPRSGGIRLGGVPVGSLDGGTARHRVLIPQEAYVFAGSLWENLTYLAPDVPTAAVDAAVDEVGARPLVDRLGGYGAQVDREGLSAGERQLVALVRSYLPPAELVLLDEATCHLDPAAEARAEEAFARRPGTLIVCAHRISSALRADRILVLDGARSALGTHEELMAGSALYRDLVGHWEEGAGDGSPGLRASPTPGRSGWRRSGSAPRPSE is encoded by the coding sequence GTGACGGGCGCGGCCGGGCTGCTGCGGTCGTCGCTGCGCCGGCGGCGCGGGGAATTCGTCCGGCTCGCCGGGTGGTCGCTGGTGCAGGCCGTGCCGGCGTTCCTTTCGGGGTGGGTGGTGGCCCGCGCGGTGGACGACGGCTTCCTCGCCGGCCGGGCCGGGACGGGCTTCGCCTGGCTGGGGGTGCTGGCGGTCGCGGTGGGGGTCGGTGCGTGGGCGACGCGGCACGCGACGCTCGGGCTCGCGGCCGTCGTCGAGCCGCTCCGGGACGAGCTGGTCACGCTGGCGACGTCGGGCACGCTGCGCCGGTCGGCGCGGTCCGGCCGGCCGGCCGACACCGGTGGCGTGGCGCGGCTGACCGAACAGGTGGAGATCGCCCGCGAGGCGTACGGCGCTGTGGTGATGTTCGTGCAGGGGTTCGCCGCCTCCTCGGTGGGGGCGCTGCTCGGCCTGGCGGCCCTGGATCCCGCGCTCCTGCTGTTCGTGCTGCCGCCGCTCCTCGTGGGCCTGGGGCTGTTCGCGGGGGCGCTGCGGGCGATGGCCGCGCGGCAGCGGGACGTGGCGCTGGCGGACGAGCGCGTCGCCGGGGCGGCGAGCGAGGTGACCGGCGGGCTGCGGGACGTGGTGGCGTGCGGCGCCGAGGACGTCGTACGGGAGCGGGCGGGGCAGCACATCGACGCCTCGGCGCTGGCCACCCGGGCGCTGGCGCGGATGACGGCCGTGCGGACCGCTTCGCTGGCCGTCGGCGGCTGGCTGCCGCTCGTCCTCGTGCTGGCCGGCGCGCCGTGGCTGGTGCAGCGGGGGGTGACGGCGGGTGCGGTGCTGGGCGCGGTGACGTACGTGTCGCAGGGGCTCCAGCCCGCGTTGCAGGGGCTCGTCCAGGGTGTCGGCGACAGCGGGCTGTGGCTGCTGGTGACGCTCGGCCGGATCGCGGAGGCGGCCGGGGGCCCGCCGGTGGAGTCCGCTGCCCGGGCGGGCGGGCGTCCCCTGGACGCGGGGGTGGAGCTGCGCGGCGTGACGTTCGGCTACGCGCGGTCCGCCGAACCGGTGATCGACGGGCTGGACCTCGCGCTGCGGCCGGGTGAGCACCTGGCCGTCGTGGGGCCGAGCGGCGCGGGGAAGTCGACGTTCACCGCGCTGGTGGCCGGAGTGCTCACGCCCCGGTCCGGCGGCATCCGGCTGGGCGGCGTACCGGTCGGGAGCCTCGACGGGGGGACGGCCCGGCACCGGGTACTGATCCCGCAGGAGGCGTACGTCTTCGCGGGGTCGCTGTGGGAGAACCTCACCTATCTGGCGCCGGACGTGCCGACGGCGGCGGTGGACGCGGCGGTGGACGAGGTCGGCGCCCGGCCGCTGGTGGACCGGCTGGGCGGTTACGGCGCGCAGGTGGACCGGGAGGGGCTGTCGGCCGGGGAACGTCAGCTGGTGGCCCTCGTACGCTCCTACCTGCCGCCCGCGGAGCTGGTCCTGCTGGACGAGGCGACCTGCCATCTCGATCCGGCAGCCGAGGCGCGTGCGGAGGAGGCGTTCGCCCGCCGCCCGGGCACGCTGATCGTGTGCGCCCACCGGATCAGTTCGGCGCTGCGGGCCGACCGGATCCTGGTGCTGGACGGTGCGCGGTCCGCCCTCGGCACGCACGAGGAGCTGATGGCGGGGTCGGCGCTCTACCGGGACCTGGTGGGGCACTGGGAGGAGGGCGCGGGCGACGGGAGTCCGGGGCTCAGAGCCAGCCCGACTCCCGGGCGATCCGGATGGCGTCGATCCGGTTCCGCGCCCCGACCTTCCGAGTGA
- a CDS encoding response regulator transcription factor: MIRVLLVEDNGLMRGALAALLTREADIEVVAQAGGDGQVLARALSYRPDVVVIDVDSHQDEVLAAAGTLCERLPECRTLLVAGSPTLERLRSVLALRPPGLIGKDAPSDRLVEGIRKVVGGQRYIDPGLALLVLDAAQDPLTQREREVLRLAAAGTPGREIADRLSLSVGTIRNHLSAITRKVGARNRIDAIRIARESGWL, from the coding sequence GTGATCCGTGTTCTTCTCGTCGAGGACAACGGGCTCATGCGCGGAGCGCTCGCCGCACTCCTGACCCGCGAAGCGGACATCGAGGTCGTCGCCCAGGCCGGGGGAGACGGCCAGGTCCTCGCGCGGGCACTGTCCTACCGCCCCGATGTCGTCGTCATCGACGTCGACAGCCACCAGGACGAGGTGCTCGCCGCCGCGGGCACCCTGTGCGAGCGGCTCCCCGAATGCCGGACGCTGCTGGTGGCCGGGTCCCCGACGCTGGAACGGCTGCGCAGCGTACTGGCCCTGCGGCCGCCCGGCCTCATCGGGAAGGACGCGCCCTCGGACCGGCTCGTCGAGGGCATCCGCAAGGTGGTCGGGGGCCAGCGCTACATCGATCCGGGGCTGGCGCTGCTGGTGCTCGACGCGGCGCAGGACCCGCTGACGCAGCGGGAGCGGGAAGTCCTGCGGCTCGCCGCGGCCGGTACGCCCGGGCGGGAGATCGCCGACCGGCTGTCGCTGTCCGTGGGGACGATCCGCAACCACCTCTCGGCGATCACTCGGAAGGTCGGGGCGCGGAACCGGATCGACGCCATCCGGATCGCCCGGGAGTCGGGCTGGCTCTGA
- a CDS encoding enolase C-terminal domain-like protein, with the protein MTARIVSVETTDLRFPTSRELDGSDAMNEAPDYSAAYVVLKTEGADTPEGHGFTFTIGRGNDLAVHAARAIAERAVGMTVEEITGDLGGFSRHLLGDSQLRWLGPDKGAIHLGTAAVVNAAWDLAAKQAGKPVWKLLADMTPRQIVDLVDWRYLKDALTPEDALAMLEEKAAGRAEREAHVREHGYPAYTTSAGWLGYDDAKLARLCQEAVDAGWDSVKLKVGADLQDDVRRCRIARDIIGPDRRLMIDANQTLGVDEAIAWAKALAEFDIWWFEEPTSPDDVLGHAAIARQIGPTHVATGEHAHNAVMFKQFLQAGALGICQIDACRLGGVNEAVAALLLAAAHGVPVCPHAGGVGLCELVQHLSVFDYIAVSGSMENRVIEYVDHLHEHFHDPVRIRGSRYLVPEAPGYSARIRRETLAEYRYPDGPVWSGGGRVAS; encoded by the coding sequence ATGACCGCCCGTATCGTCTCCGTCGAGACCACTGATCTCCGTTTCCCCACCTCGCGGGAGCTCGACGGCTCGGACGCCATGAACGAGGCCCCCGACTACTCGGCCGCGTACGTCGTCCTGAAGACCGAAGGCGCGGACACCCCCGAGGGCCACGGCTTCACCTTCACCATCGGCCGCGGCAACGACCTCGCCGTCCACGCGGCCCGTGCGATCGCCGAACGGGCCGTCGGCATGACCGTCGAGGAGATCACCGGCGATCTCGGCGGCTTCTCCCGCCACCTGCTCGGCGACAGCCAGCTGCGCTGGCTCGGCCCCGACAAGGGCGCCATCCACCTCGGCACCGCCGCCGTCGTCAACGCCGCCTGGGACCTGGCCGCCAAGCAGGCCGGCAAGCCCGTCTGGAAGCTGCTCGCCGACATGACGCCCCGGCAGATCGTCGACCTGGTGGACTGGCGGTACCTCAAGGACGCGCTCACCCCCGAGGACGCGCTCGCCATGCTGGAGGAGAAGGCCGCGGGCCGGGCCGAACGCGAGGCGCACGTTCGGGAACACGGCTACCCCGCCTACACCACCAGCGCCGGCTGGCTCGGCTACGACGACGCCAAGCTCGCCCGGCTCTGCCAGGAGGCCGTCGACGCGGGCTGGGACTCCGTCAAGCTCAAGGTCGGCGCCGACCTCCAGGACGACGTCCGGCGCTGCCGCATCGCCCGCGACATCATCGGCCCGGACCGCCGGCTGATGATCGACGCCAACCAGACCCTCGGCGTCGACGAGGCGATCGCCTGGGCCAAGGCGCTGGCGGAGTTCGACATCTGGTGGTTCGAGGAGCCCACCAGCCCCGACGACGTGCTCGGCCACGCCGCCATCGCCCGGCAGATCGGCCCCACCCACGTCGCCACCGGCGAACACGCCCACAACGCCGTGATGTTCAAGCAGTTCCTCCAGGCCGGCGCCCTCGGCATCTGCCAGATCGACGCCTGCCGGCTCGGCGGCGTCAACGAGGCGGTCGCGGCCCTGCTGCTGGCCGCCGCGCACGGCGTACCGGTCTGCCCGCACGCCGGCGGCGTCGGCCTGTGCGAACTCGTCCAGCACCTGTCGGTGTTCGACTACATCGCGGTCAGCGGCTCCATGGAGAACCGCGTCATCGAGTACGTCGACCACCTCCACGAGCACTTCCACGACCCGGTCCGCATCCGCGGCTCGCGCTACCTCGTCCCCGAAGCACCCGGCTACAGCGCGCGGATCCGCCGCGAGACGCTCGCGGAGTACCGCTACCCGGACGGCCCGGTCTGGAGCGGCGGCGGCCGGGTGGCATCCTGA
- the lanKC gene encoding class III lanthionine synthetase LanKC yields the protein MDKRYEVYCLMDPRFYDAPAHAGSGDTAFPQALRPAPDGWRRAELDDWLVLRPDGGTLPAQGWKIHVSACLDNAADILTTVWEYCVPRRIAFKFLPDRDTLLLANAKYAHRGSSGKFVTVYPADEAELARVLTELGTLLDGRAGPYILSDLRWGDGPLYVRYGAFAERYCVSADGEIEPAVEDGEGRLVPDVRGPAFQVPDWVELPAFLAPHLARRGGGAALADLPYRFESALHFSNGGGIYAGTDMRTGDRVVLKEARPYAGLTPDGRDAVARQRREREMLARLRGLDCVPALHDHFEQGGHHFLVEEFIEGTELNDLFVDRYPLTLARSDEAATADYASWALGVYDRVARAVGEVHARGVVLGDLQPSNVIVRPDGSVVLIDLEGAADEAEERRQALGAQGFTAPRALRGTAVDDYALACLKLFLFLPLTGLLTLAPGKAGQLAREAARTFPVPDGFFDGAVRLLTGAGGTPAGAEPEPLLRPDRAGWAEARDALAGAVLAAATPTRDDRLFPGDIEQFASPGGGLGVAYGAAGVLYALDVTGAGRHPGHEEWLIRHALRPVPGTLLGLYDGLHGVAYVLDRLGYRHEALMLLDRCAGEQWHRLGLDLQGGLSGIGLNLLHFAAATGDPALRDAAAEAVDAVAARLGPADAVPEVSGGGHPYAGLLRGSSGPALLLLRWYEHTGEAEFLDLAATALRQDLRRCLIRDEDGVMEVDEGWRTMPYLADGSVGIGLALDDYLAHRENEGFTAAAAAIRRAAEGRFYVEPGLFDGLAGMILHLSRGYPAGTAAARDPVVGDQIRRLARYAVVHEGGLAFPGEELLRLSTDLATGSAGVLLALGAALHDVPVRLPFLAPPPVRHAGHPEPFRPRPHGEEVRR from the coding sequence GTGGACAAACGGTACGAGGTCTACTGCCTCATGGACCCCCGCTTCTACGACGCACCGGCCCACGCCGGCAGCGGGGACACCGCATTCCCGCAGGCGCTGCGGCCGGCTCCGGACGGCTGGCGCCGCGCGGAGCTGGACGACTGGCTCGTCCTGCGCCCCGACGGCGGCACGCTCCCCGCGCAGGGCTGGAAGATCCACGTCTCGGCGTGCCTGGACAACGCCGCTGACATCCTCACCACGGTCTGGGAGTACTGCGTCCCGCGCCGGATCGCCTTCAAGTTCCTGCCGGACCGGGACACGCTGCTGCTCGCCAACGCCAAGTACGCGCACCGGGGTTCGAGCGGCAAGTTCGTGACGGTCTACCCGGCGGACGAGGCGGAGCTGGCACGCGTCCTCACCGAGCTGGGCACGCTGCTCGACGGCCGGGCGGGCCCGTACATCCTCAGCGACCTGCGCTGGGGCGACGGCCCGCTGTACGTCCGGTACGGGGCCTTCGCCGAGCGGTACTGCGTCTCGGCGGACGGCGAGATCGAGCCGGCCGTCGAGGACGGCGAGGGGCGGCTGGTGCCGGACGTCCGCGGGCCCGCCTTCCAGGTGCCCGACTGGGTGGAGCTGCCCGCGTTCCTCGCCCCGCACCTCGCCCGGCGCGGCGGTGGCGCCGCCCTCGCCGACCTGCCCTACCGCTTCGAGAGCGCCCTGCACTTCTCGAACGGCGGCGGCATCTACGCGGGCACGGACATGCGTACCGGTGACCGCGTGGTGCTCAAGGAGGCACGCCCGTACGCGGGGCTGACGCCGGACGGCCGGGACGCGGTCGCCCGTCAGCGGCGCGAGCGGGAGATGCTGGCGCGGCTGCGGGGCCTGGACTGCGTACCCGCCCTGCACGACCACTTCGAGCAGGGCGGCCACCACTTCCTGGTCGAGGAGTTCATCGAGGGGACCGAGCTCAACGACCTGTTCGTCGACCGGTATCCGCTCACCCTCGCGCGGTCTGACGAGGCCGCGACGGCCGACTACGCCTCCTGGGCCCTCGGCGTGTACGACCGTGTGGCGCGGGCCGTCGGCGAGGTCCATGCGCGGGGTGTGGTCCTCGGCGACCTCCAGCCGTCGAACGTCATCGTCCGCCCGGACGGCAGTGTGGTCCTCATCGACCTCGAAGGAGCGGCGGACGAGGCCGAGGAGCGGCGGCAGGCCCTCGGCGCCCAGGGCTTCACGGCGCCGCGCGCACTGCGCGGCACCGCCGTCGACGACTACGCCCTGGCCTGCCTGAAGCTCTTCCTCTTCCTGCCGCTGACCGGCCTGCTCACCCTGGCGCCCGGCAAAGCGGGGCAGCTCGCCCGGGAAGCGGCCCGGACGTTCCCCGTCCCCGACGGGTTCTTCGACGGGGCGGTGCGCCTCCTCACCGGGGCCGGCGGGACGCCCGCCGGCGCGGAGCCCGAACCGCTGCTGCGGCCGGACCGCGCGGGCTGGGCCGAGGCACGCGACGCGCTGGCGGGCGCGGTCCTCGCCGCGGCCACGCCCACGCGGGACGACCGGCTCTTCCCCGGCGACATCGAGCAGTTCGCCTCGCCGGGCGGCGGCCTGGGCGTGGCGTACGGTGCGGCGGGAGTCCTGTACGCGCTGGACGTGACGGGCGCCGGGCGCCATCCCGGCCACGAGGAGTGGCTGATCCGGCATGCCCTGCGCCCGGTGCCGGGCACCCTGCTCGGCCTGTACGACGGGCTGCACGGCGTCGCGTACGTCCTGGACCGTCTCGGGTACCGGCACGAGGCGCTGATGCTCCTCGACCGGTGCGCGGGCGAGCAGTGGCACCGGCTCGGCCTCGACCTCCAGGGCGGGCTGTCCGGCATCGGCCTGAACCTCCTCCACTTCGCCGCTGCCACCGGCGATCCGGCCCTGCGGGACGCGGCCGCCGAGGCGGTGGACGCCGTGGCCGCCCGGCTGGGCCCCGCCGACGCCGTGCCGGAGGTGAGCGGCGGCGGGCATCCGTACGCCGGCCTGCTGCGCGGCTCGTCCGGCCCCGCGCTGCTGTTGCTGCGGTGGTACGAGCACACCGGCGAAGCCGAATTCCTCGATCTCGCCGCGACGGCACTGCGGCAGGACCTGCGCCGGTGCCTGATCCGGGACGAGGACGGCGTCATGGAGGTCGACGAGGGCTGGCGGACGATGCCCTACCTCGCGGACGGCAGCGTCGGCATCGGCCTCGCCCTGGACGACTACCTGGCACACCGGGAGAACGAGGGCTTCACCGCGGCCGCCGCGGCGATCCGCCGCGCCGCCGAGGGACGCTTCTACGTCGAACCGGGCCTGTTCGACGGCCTGGCCGGCATGATCCTCCACCTCAGCCGCGGGTACCCCGCCGGCACCGCGGCCGCGCGTGACCCGGTCGTCGGTGACCAGATACGCCGGCTGGCCCGGTACGCCGTGGTCCACGAAGGCGGTCTCGCCTTCCCCGGCGAGGAGCTGCTGCGCCTCTCCACGGACCTGGCCACCGGCAGCGCCGGAGTGCTGCTGGCGCTCGGTGCCGCCCTGCACGACGTTCCCGTGCGGCTGCCCTTCCTGGCGCCGCCGCCCGTCCGGCACGCCGGACACCCCGAGCCATTCCGTCCCCGTCCCCATGGAGAAGAAGTGCGGAGGTGA
- a CDS encoding FadR/GntR family transcriptional regulator has translation MPTKRERPGRGDGTGAGGGSVVDEAIGRLRKRIESGEFAPGHRLPPEAVLAAELELSRPSLREAVRALAMAGVLDVRRGDGTFVTDLHPERLLSALGSFLDLAQDTGLDEMLECRKVLEPGATALAATRIDDAALDGLLERIERMRTLQDPEELVREDLAFHADIVAAAGNRTLTSLVSSVTQRTARARIWRALVKSDVISWTHQQHMDIYAALRAHDSLAAFTAASRHVGDVELWVRERLDPLRTRAADHSSRGQ, from the coding sequence ATGCCCACCAAGAGAGAGCGGCCGGGCCGCGGCGACGGGACCGGCGCCGGCGGCGGCAGCGTCGTCGACGAGGCGATCGGCCGGCTGCGCAAGCGCATCGAGAGCGGCGAGTTCGCGCCCGGTCACCGCCTCCCCCCGGAGGCGGTGCTCGCCGCCGAGCTGGAGCTGTCCCGCCCCTCGCTCCGCGAGGCGGTCCGCGCGCTGGCCATGGCGGGGGTGCTGGACGTCCGGCGCGGGGACGGCACCTTCGTCACCGACCTGCACCCCGAGCGGCTCCTCAGCGCCCTAGGCAGCTTCCTGGACCTGGCCCAGGACACCGGCCTGGACGAGATGCTGGAGTGCCGCAAGGTCCTGGAGCCCGGCGCCACCGCACTGGCGGCGACCCGTATCGACGACGCCGCGCTGGACGGGCTGCTGGAGCGCATCGAACGGATGCGGACCCTCCAGGACCCGGAGGAACTGGTCCGCGAGGACCTCGCCTTCCACGCGGACATCGTCGCCGCGGCCGGAAACCGCACGCTGACGTCCCTGGTCTCCTCCGTCACCCAGCGCACCGCCAGAGCCCGCATCTGGCGTGCCCTGGTCAAGTCGGACGTCATCTCCTGGACCCACCAGCAGCACATGGACATCTACGCGGCGCTGCGCGCGCACGACAGCCTGGCGGCGTTCACCGCGGCCAGCCGCCACGTGGGCGACGTGGAACTGTGGGTCCGCGAACGCCTGGACCCGCTCCGTACGCGCGCCGCCGATCACTCGTCCCGCGGCCAGTAG
- a CDS encoding ABC transporter ATP-binding protein, translating into MDRRAADRLLLATARRGGPWVPAMLATSLLLAGVYTVLPALMGRTVDAVLSGGHTAGWLSLSIAAITVLMVCDLLDDLVGKLAEARSTAWLRHALLRHVLGLGTRATRRFTAGDLVSRLVGNSARTGQVASTLVWAVMDLVPPVGAVVALALIDPWLCLTFLVGLPVVLSLVRTFVRDASGLNERYYAAQGRVAARLVDALTGIRTITAAGTVDREAGRVLGPLPELRRHGAGMWQALARVSAREALVIPLLEVAVLAVAGLELARGRITPGQVLAAGEYVVLATGISSLVSAASRLALARATAGRVAEVLAEPPVAYGVTRLPDGPGTLEFRGVTVRGAGGDGRGPGGPVLEDVWLTVPGGALVAVVGRSGSGKSLLAALAGRLADPDEGEVLLDGVPLRDLSRSALRGAVAYGFERPVLLGGTFAEAIGMGPRPAGTDEVVRQATAARADGFLRRLPQGYRTCPADAPLSGGETQRVGLARAFVQAGRVLVLDDVAASLDTVTEHHVSQVLTGALAGRTRLVVTHRASTAARADRVVWLDGGGVRGQGTHRALWSRPEYRAAFQPDPPVSPDAAARAGGTA; encoded by the coding sequence ATGGACCGACGCGCCGCCGACCGCCTGCTGCTGGCGACAGCGCGGCGGGGCGGGCCCTGGGTGCCCGCCATGCTGGCGACGTCGCTGCTGCTCGCCGGGGTGTACACCGTGCTGCCCGCCCTCATGGGCCGTACCGTCGACGCCGTGCTCAGCGGCGGCCACACCGCCGGCTGGCTCTCCCTCAGCATCGCGGCGATCACCGTCCTCATGGTCTGCGACCTGCTGGACGACCTCGTGGGAAAGCTGGCCGAAGCCCGTTCCACGGCCTGGCTCCGTCACGCCCTCCTCCGGCACGTCCTCGGTCTCGGCACCCGTGCCACGCGCCGCTTCACCGCCGGCGACCTGGTCAGCCGGCTGGTGGGCAACTCGGCGCGCACCGGGCAGGTGGCGTCGACGCTGGTCTGGGCCGTGATGGACCTGGTGCCCCCGGTCGGCGCGGTCGTCGCGCTGGCCCTCATCGACCCCTGGCTGTGCCTCACCTTCCTGGTAGGACTGCCGGTCGTGCTGTCCCTGGTACGGACGTTCGTGCGCGACGCCTCCGGCCTCAACGAGCGCTACTACGCGGCGCAGGGCCGGGTGGCCGCCCGGCTCGTGGACGCCCTGACCGGCATCCGCACGATCACCGCGGCCGGGACCGTGGACCGCGAGGCGGGCCGGGTCCTCGGCCCGCTGCCGGAGCTGCGCCGGCACGGCGCCGGGATGTGGCAGGCCCTCGCGCGGGTCTCGGCGCGGGAGGCCCTGGTCATCCCCCTGCTGGAGGTCGCCGTGCTGGCGGTCGCCGGTCTGGAGCTCGCGCGCGGCCGCATCACGCCGGGGCAGGTGCTCGCGGCCGGCGAGTACGTCGTGCTGGCCACCGGCATCAGCTCCCTGGTGTCCGCGGCGAGCCGGCTCGCACTGGCCCGGGCGACCGCCGGCCGGGTCGCCGAGGTGCTCGCCGAGCCCCCGGTGGCGTACGGCGTCACGCGCCTTCCCGACGGGCCCGGGACGCTGGAGTTCCGGGGCGTCACCGTGCGGGGCGCGGGCGGCGACGGACGGGGCCCGGGCGGCCCGGTCCTGGAGGACGTGTGGCTGACCGTTCCCGGCGGGGCGCTGGTCGCGGTCGTGGGCCGGTCCGGGTCGGGCAAGTCCCTGCTGGCGGCGCTGGCCGGGCGGCTCGCCGACCCGGACGAGGGCGAGGTGCTGCTGGACGGCGTGCCGCTGCGGGATCTCAGCAGGTCCGCGCTGCGCGGGGCCGTGGCGTACGGCTTCGAGCGGCCGGTGCTGCTCGGCGGGACGTTCGCCGAGGCGATCGGCATGGGGCCGCGGCCTGCCGGTACCGACGAGGTGGTGCGGCAGGCCACGGCGGCGCGGGCCGACGGCTTCCTCCGACGGCTGCCCCAGGGATACCGGACGTGTCCGGCGGACGCCCCGCTCTCCGGCGGCGAGACGCAGCGGGTCGGGCTGGCCCGGGCGTTCGTGCAGGCCGGGCGGGTGCTGGTGCTGGACGACGTCGCCGCCAGCCTCGACACCGTGACCGAGCACCACGTCAGTCAGGTCCTCACCGGCGCCCTGGCGGGGCGTACCCGGCTCGTCGTGACCCACCGGGCGTCCACCGCGGCGCGCGCCGACCGGGTGGTGTGGCTGGACGGGGGCGGGGTCCGCGGGCAGGGCACCCACCGCGCGCTCTGGTCGCGGCCGGAGTACCGGGCCGCGTTCCAGCCCGACCCGCCCGTGAGCCCTGATGCGGCCGCGAGGGCCGGGGGCACGGCGTGA